A stretch of Lactuca sativa cultivar Salinas chromosome 6, Lsat_Salinas_v11, whole genome shotgun sequence DNA encodes these proteins:
- the LOC111890014 gene encoding desmethylxanthohumol 6'-O-methyltransferase produces MMNTQSGIEEDVVLTGQTQISQCLNGVFDAMALRCCVELRIADIISNHNRPTTLSEIATGIDSPSINIDGLERLMKFLVHKKVFNEIPQAEELEGERETLYAMNNCSKWLLSDAHLTLAPIVMSCTDPVMVSPLHVLSRAIKEGGTAFKMTHGEELYSFSLRNPKFNRIFNEDMACAAKINLDAIISSYRNGFLGMKGSVVDVGGGTGVAISEIVKAYPHLKGINFDLQHVISTAPTYDGVTHVAGDMFEAIPPVDTIFMKWILHNWSDDDCAKILTNCRKAIPKETGRVIIVEIVQQPKEDDAFSDTRFILDLSMLAYFSSGKERSEKEWKKLLGDCGFFRYNITKMPSLLSIIEAFP; encoded by the exons ATGATGAACACACAAAGTGGAATAGAGGAAGATGTAGTGCTCACAGGTCAGACACAAATAAGCCAGTGCCTAAACGGAGTTTTTGACGCCATGGCCTTACGCTGTTGTGTTGAGCTCCGTATCGCCGACATAATAAGCAACCACAACCGACCCACGACGTTATCAGAAATTGCCACTGGTATTGATTCTCCATCAATAAATATTGATGGGCTTGAACGACTCATGAAGTTCTTAGTCCACAAAAAGGTGTTCAACGAAATTCCTCAAGCAGAAGAATTAGAAGGAGAACGCGAAACACTTTACGCCATGAACAACTGTTCTAAATGGTTGTTAAGCGATGCACACCTCACATTGGCACCGATTGTTATGAGTTGTACGGATCCAGTCATGGTTTCGCCTCTGCATGTGCTAAGTCGAGCGATTAAAGAAGGTGGTACAGCATTTAAAATGACGCATGGAGAAGAGTTGTATAGTTTTTCTTTGCGTAATCCAAAGTTCAACAGAATTTTCAACGAGGACATGGCATGCGCTGCTAAGATCAATTTGGATGCCATTATCTCAAGTTACAGGAATGGATTTCTTGGGATGAAAGGAAGTGTGGTGGATGTTGGAGGTGGTACTGGTGTTGCAATATCTGAGATTGTGAAGGCATATCCACATCTTAAGGGGATTAACTTTGATTTGCAACATGTTATTTCAACTGCGCCAACATATGATGGGGTTACGCATGTTGCTGGTGACATGTTTGAGGCCATTCCTCCTGTAGATACGATCTTTATGAAG TGGATCTTGCACAATTGGAGTGATGATGATTGCGCTAAAATACTTACGAATTGTCGAAAAGCCATACCTAAGGAAACTGGAAGAGTCATTATTGTGGAGATCGTTCAACAGCCTAAAGAAGATGATGCTTTTAGTGACACGCGCTTCATACTTGATCTATCGATGCTTGCATATTTTTCTAGTGGAAAGGAAAGATCTGAAAAGGAATGGAAGAAACTTCTTGGTGATTGTGGCTTTTTCCGTTACAATATAACTAAGATGCCTTCGCTTCTGTCGATTATTGAGGCCTTTCCATAA